CGCCGTATTGGCCGTTTGTTCGGAATGGTCGTAAATCGGTGCGACTTCCACCAAATCGGCGCCAACGACTCGCACGTCGGAGCGGGCGATCTCGTGAATGGCCGAAAGCAGCTCTTTTGACGTAATGCCGCCGGCATCGACCGTCCCAGTGCCTGGGGCATGAGCGGGATCAAGCACATCGATGTCAATCGTCACATACACCGGACGGCCAGCGAGCTTCGGCAACACGGAGCGGAGCGGTTCAAGCACCTCAAACTTGGCGATGTACATGCCGTTTTCTTTCGCCCATTCGAACTCTTCCTTCATGCCGGAGCGGATGCCGAACGAAAAGACATTCGTCGGGCCGATCAGGTCAGCGACCTTGCGGATTGGCGTCGCATGCGACAGCGGCTCGCCTTCGTAATGTTCGCGCAAGTCCGTGTGCGCATCCATATGAATGACGGCCAAATCCGGGTAGTATTCATACACCGCTTTCATGACCGGCCAGGAGACAAGATGCTCGCCGCCAAGGCCGAGCGGAAATTTGCCGGCGTCAAGCACCTTTTTCA
Above is a window of Geobacillus thermoleovorans DNA encoding:
- the speB gene encoding agmatinase, yielding MRFDEAYSGNVFIGSHPNFEESEAVIYGMPMDWTVSYRPGSRFGPARIREVSIGLEEYSPYLDRELKDIRYFDAGDIPLPFGNAARSLELIEQFVKKVLDAGKFPLGLGGEHLVSWPVMKAVYEYYPDLAVIHMDAHTDLREHYEGEPLSHATPIRKVADLIGPTNVFSFGIRSGMKEEFEWAKENGMYIAKFEVLEPLRSVLPKLAGRPVYVTIDIDVLDPAHAPGTGTVDAGGITSKELLSAIHEIARSDVRVVGADLVEVAPIYDHSEQTANTASKLVREMLLGWVAK